A segment of the Bradyrhizobium sp. CCBAU 53340 genome:
CCCGCTTCGAAAAATATTGGCTGAAGCTGTCGGCCGTGGAGCGGCTGGCGACCGGCCTGCGCTGGGCCGAGGGTCCGGTCTGGTTCGGCGACGGGCGCTATCTCTTGTGCAGCGACATCCCGAACCAGCGCATCATCAAATGGGAGGAAGAGACCGGCGCGGTCAGCGTGTTCCGAAAGCCCTCCAATTTCGCCAATGGCAACACGCGCGACCGCCAGGGTCGCCTGGTGACCTGCGAGCATGGCGGGCGCCGCGTCACCCGCACCGAATATGACGGCGAGATCACCGTGCTGATGGATCAATTCAACGGCAAGCGGTTGAACTCGCCGAACGATGTGGTTGTTAAATCGGACGGCTCGATCTGGTTCACCGATCCGATCTTCGGCATCCTCGGCAATTACGAGGGCTACAAGTCAGAGCCCGAGATCGACATGAACGTCTACAGGCTCGACCCGGAGACCCGCAAAGCCACCGTCGTCGCCGAAGGCGTGCTCGGGCCGAACGGGCTCGCCTTCTCGCCGGACGAGAAAATCCTCTACCTGATCGAATCCCGCGGCGTGCCGACCCGCAAAATTCTCGCCTATGACGTCTCGCCTTCCGGTGACAAGCTTTCGAACAAGCGCGTCTTCGTCGATGCCGGCCCCGGCACGCCGGACGGTTTCCGCGTCGACATCGACGGCAATCTCTGGTGCGGCTGGGGCATGGGCGATCCCGAGCTCGACGGCGTCGTCGTGTTCGCACCCGACGGCGTCATGATCGGGCGTATCGCATTGCCAGAACGATGTGCCAATCTCTGCTTCGGCGGCGTCAAGCGCAACCGCCTGTTCATGGCCGCGAGCCAGTCGATCTATGCGTTGTATGTGAACACGCAAGGGGCGGTCGGCGGTTAGCACCGCCCTCGTAGGGGGGCAAAGCGAAGCATGCCCACCACGTCTTGATGGTGGGTACGTCGCTTCGCTCCTTTGCCCACCCTACGGGACCGTCTTCGGAGCGGAGCACACGTCCGCCACTCCCTGAAATGATTGCTAAACGATGGACCACCTCAAGGATCTCATTCCAACCGGGAAAGCCGACCTGGAGCGTGCTCGCGCTGCGGTTAGTGCCAGTTATCCCGAGGTGGCCCCGATCCTAGGCGAACTCATTGGCTGGCTGCGCGACGGCAATTGGCCGGTCGCGCGCATCCTGGCGCCGTTCCTGGCCTCGCTTGGGGCGCCACTCGTCCCGCACATTCGGGACGTCCTGATATCTGACGACGATGTCTGGAAATACTGGGTGATCAGCATTCTAGTCGATGCGCTGCCAAAGGCCGATGCCGCACAGCTTCGCCCGGAGCTCGAACGTCTCTGCCATGCGCCCGGACCGCACGAAGCCGCGGAGGAGCTCGACGAGCAGGCTCGAAAGATACTTCAGAAGTTTGGCTGGCTTCGAGGCGAGCCCGCAAAGCGCCAATTGGATTGATTGGTCTCTCCTCCGTCATTGCGAGCGAAGCGAAGCAATCCAGACTATTTCTGCAGAACGATTCTGGATGCTTCGCTTCGCTCGCAATGACGAAGAGGAAGTGACGGCGTCAACAAGAACAAAAACGCCGGAGCGGTTTCCCGCTCCGGCGTCCTGTTCGTTCACGCGCTAAGACTTACGCCGCGTTGAAGCCGGCGACGGCCTTCACCTCGAGGAAGTCTTCGAGGCCGTACTTGCCCCATTCGCGGCCGTTGCCCGACTGCTTGTAGCCGCCGAACGGCGCGGTGCGGTCGTTGGGCACGCCCTGGAGGTTGACATTGCCGGCGCGGATCTGGCGACCGACACGCTTGGCATCTTCAACCGACGGGCCCGAAACGTAGCCGGCAAGGCCATACGGCGTGTCGTTGGCGATCTTGACGGCGTCGGCTTCGTCCTTGGCGCCGAGGATGGTCAGCACCGGTCCGAAGATCTCTTCGCGGGCGATGGTCATCTCAGGCGTGACATCGGCGAAGATGGTCGGGCGGACGTAGAAGCCCTTGTTGACGCCTTCGGGCAGGCCCGGGCCGCCGGCGACGAGCGTTGCGCCCTCGTCGATGCCCTTCTTGATCAGCGCCTGGATCTTGTCCCACTGGCCGCGGTTGACGACCGGCCCGATGGTGGTGCCATCGGCGCGCGGATCGCCTGCCTTGGTCTTGTCGGCGACGGCCTTCGCGATCGCGGCGACTTCCTTCATCTTCGACAGCGGCACGATCATGCGCGAGGGCGCGTTGCAGGACTGGCCGGAGTTGTTGAACATGTGCATCACGCCGCCGGTCACCGCCTTGGTGAGGTCGGCACCTTCGAGGATCACGTTCGGCGACTTGCCGCCGAGCTCCTGGCTGACGCGTTTCACGGTGGGAGCGGCGCGCTTGGCCACATCGATGCCGGCGCGGGTCGAGCCGGTGAAGGAGATCATGTCGATGTCGGGGTGCTCGCTCATGGCGGCGCCGACCTCGGGGCCGAGGCCGTTGACGAGGTTGAACACGCCCTTCGGCACGCCGGCTTCATGGAGGATTTCCGCAAAAATCAAAGCCGAGGTCGGCGTGAACTCGCTGGGCTTCAGGATCATGGTGCAGCCGGCGGCGAGCGCGGGCGCGACCTTGCAGGCGATCTGGTTGAGCGGCCAATTCCAGGGCGTGATCATGCCGACCACGCCGATCGGCTCGCGCAGCACCATGGCGGTACCGACCGGCTCCTCGAAATGATAGTTCTTGAGCACGTCGAGCGTGGTCATGAGATGGCCAAGGCCGGCGCCGGCCTGCAGTTTCTCCGCCATCGGCAGCGGCGCGCCCATCTCGTCGGAGACGGCGGCGCCGATCTCCTTGATGCGGGTCTTGTAGACCTCGATGACTTTGCTGAGCAGCGCGACGCGCTCCTCGCGGCTGGTCTGGGAGAAGGTCGCAAAGGCGCGCTTGGCGGCGGCAACGGCCTTGTCGACATCGGCCTTGGAGCCCAGCGCAACCTCATACATCGCCTCTTCCGTCGCGGGATTGACCACGGCGGTGGACTTCTTGACGGCGGGATCGACCCAGGCGCCGTCGATGTAGAATTGCATGCGATTGACCATCGTTAACCTCTTCTTGGGGCTTGGGGGGCGTTTCGGCAGGCATCCTTGCACGAAAGCGCCAGCAGTTGAACCCGCCATATGCGGGGCCAGCGTTGCGGCGGACGGGCGGAATATGGGACGCGACAGGGAGCGAAGCAAGCGGCATGGGTCCCGGCTCTGCGCAGCAGCGTTGCACGCTGCGGCGCGTCCGGGACACGAAATTAGGAGGAGTACAAATGCTCGCGTGCCCCGGACGCCATCAGCGCGTTTACGCGCGTCTTCGACGCGCTATGGCAGCGCCTCTTCAGCGCTGCGCTGCTGAGCCGGGGCCCATGCCGCCGTTTACTTCGCCTAAACAGCCATCTTCCGGTGCAGCACAGGCGCGCCGGTGGTGAGGCTTTCGGCCGCATCGATGATGGCGTTGGCGTCGATGCCGTAGTGCCGATAAAGGTCGGCGATGCTGCCGGTCTGACCGAACTGCTCGACGCCGAGCGCCTCGACGCGATGGCCGCGGACGCTGCCGAGCCAGCCGAGCGCGGAGGGGTGGCCGTCGATCACGGTCACGATGCCGCAGTCGCGCGGGAGCGGCGCCAGCAATTGTTCGATATGGCTGAGATGCTGCACGCCGCGCCGATCGCGCCGCAATTTCCGCGCGGCGGTCCAACCCGCATGCAGGCGATCGGCCGAAGTGATCGCGAGCAGGCCGATGTCGCGCCTGTTCTCGCCGATGAAGCCGGTGGCTTCGATCGCTTCCGGCGCCACCGCGCCGGTATAGGCGATCACGAGTTCGGCATTCGGGCCGGGCTTGCGCAGCCAATAGGCGCCGTCGGTGATGCCCTGCTGCAGCTCCGGTGTCATGATGCGCTGGGCCTGCTCGATCGAACGTGTCGAGAGCCGCAAATACACCGAACCGCCCTCGCCCGGGTCGCGCTGCATGTACTCAAAGCCCCAGCCCATGATGACCGCGAGCTCGTCGACGAAGGCTGGCTCGAACGAGGCGAGCCCGTCCTGCGCCATGCCGATCAAGGGCGTTGCGATCGACTGGTGCGCGCCGCCCTCCGGCGCGAGCGTGATGCCCGACGGCGTTGCGGCCACCATGAAGCGTGCGTCCTGGTAGCAGGCATAGTTCAGCGCATCGAGACCGCGCTCGATGAAGGGATCGTAGAGCGTGCCGACCGGCAACAGACGCGCACCGTTGATCTGGTGCGACAGGCCGAGCGCCGAGAGCATGATGAACAAGTTCATCTCCGCGATGCCGAGTTCGAGATGCTGCCCCTTCGGGGAGAAGTCCCAATTGTAGGTCGAGGGAATTTTCTCGCTGCGGAATAAGTCGGCCTTCGCGGCGTTGGCGAACAGGCCGCGCCGGTTCACCCAGGGGCCGAGATTGGTCGAGACGGTGACGTCGGGCGAGGTCGTGACGATGCGCTTGGCCAGCTCGCTGTCGCCGCGCGCGATCTCGTTCAGCACGAGGCCAAAACCCTGCTGCGTCGACATCTGCGGCGACGGCTTGAAGGCGAGCGGCGTGGGCACCTCGACGACGGGCGCCGTCAGCCGGCGGCCATCCCGATTGAACGGCACGCGCGCGAGGAAGGCATCGAGCTCGGTGGCGCTCTGGGTCAGGCCTTCGTACTTGTCCCATTCGTGGCCGGGGCGGATGTTCTGGCTCTCGCGGTATTTCTCCATCTGCGCGACCGTCATCAGGCCGGCATGGTTGTCCTTGTGGCCCTGGAACGGCAGGCCGACGCCTTTGATGGTGTAGGCGATGAAGCAGACCGGGCGATCATGGTCGATGGACTCGAACGCCTCGACCATGCTCGCCATGTCATGGCCGCCGAGATTCGACATCAGCGCCAGCAGCTCCTCGTCGCTACGCTTGTCGATCAGCTTCGTGATCGGGCCCTGGTCGCCGATCTCGTCATGCAGATGCTTGCGGAAGGCCGCGCCGCCCTGGAAGCACAGCGCCGCGTAGAGCGCGTTCGGGCAATTGTCGATCCAGGTCTTCAGTGCCTCGCCGCCTGCTTCCGCGAACGCCTCGCGCATGAGGCGGCCGTATTTCACGATGACGACGTCCCAGCCGAAATTGCGGAACATGGTCTCGAACTTTTCCCAGAGACCTTCGCGCACCACGGCGTCGAGCGACTGCCTGTTGTAGTCGACCACCCACCAGGTGTTGCGCAGGCCGTGCTTCCACCCCTCCGCGAGCGCCTCGAAAATGTTGCCCTCGTCCATCTCGGCATCGCCGACCAGGGCGATCATCCGCCCCTCGCGGCGATCCTTCATCCAGCCATGCGCCTTGACGTAATCCTGCACCAATGAGGCGAACAGCGTCTGCGCAACGCCGAGGCCGACCGAGCCGGTGGAGAAATCGACGTCGTCGACGTCCTTGGTCCGCGACGGATAGGACTGCGCGCCCTTGAAGCCGCGGAAGTTCTCAAGCTTCTCGCGGCTCTGCCGGCCGAACAGATATTGGATGGCGTGAAACACCGGGCTCGCATGCGGCTTCACCGCGACGCGATCCTCCGGGCGCAGCACGTGGAAATACAGCGCCGACATGATAGTGGCGAGCGAAGCCGACGAGGCCTGGTGACCGCCGACCTTCAAGCCGTCCGCATTGGAGCGGACGTGGTTGGCGTGGTGGATGGTCCACGACGACAGCCACAGCGCCTTGCGGGCCAGCGCGGTCAACGTGTCGAGGCGGGCGGAATCGACGGGCATGGCAAATGCTCCCGGGAAAACAGGTGAGACCATGATACGCCTGCGGCCGCCGCCAAACTTCTCAATTTTTCGCGCCATACCCACAGATATTGGGATATTTTACCAATATACCCCGACAAAAACAGGTTTCATCCCAATGCCCGAGCTCGACGCCATCGACCGCAAGATCCTCAGCTACCTCCAGACCGACAGCCGGCTGACCATGCAGGAGCTCGCCGACAAGGTCGGCCTCTCGGTCTCGCCCTGCCATCGCCGGGTGAAACTGCTGGAGGAGCGCGGCGTCATCTCGCGCTACATCGCGACCGTGGACCAGAAGGCGCTGGGCTTGCATGTCAGCGTCTTCATCTCGATCAAGCTGGCGCGGCAGAAGGAGGAGGACCTCAACCGCTTTGCCCGCGCGATCTCGAAATGGGACGAGGTGCTGGAATGCTACCTGATGACCGGCAACCGCGACTATCTGCTGCGCGTCGTCGCGGCCGACCTCGCCTCCTACGAGACGTTCCTGAAGACCAAGTTGACCCGGCTCGACGGCATCGCCTCGATCGAGTCGAGCTTTGCGCTCAGCCAGGTGAAATATTCGATCGCGCTGCCGGTGTGACGTGCGGCGGATCAACCTCTCCCGCTTGCGGGAGAGGTCGGCGCGCAGCGCCGGGTGAGGGCTCTCTCCTTTAGGGGATTGTCCCGTTGCGGAAACACCCTCTCCTCAGCCCTCCCCCGCATGCGGGGGAGGGAGCGCACCGCCGCCGCGGCCGTACCGTCACCGCCACGGCTGCACAATGATCTTGGTGTGCGCCTCAGGGTTGGCGAGATCGACAAAGGCCTTGGCGACGCCGTCAATGCCAACCTCCGCCGTCACCATCGCCGCGGCATCCACCTCTCCTTCAGCGATCAGGCGCAGCGAGGCCGCAAATTCCTCCGGGGTGTAGCCGAGCACGTACTGGACGTTGAGCTCCTTCATGATGCCGAGCATGGGCTCGTTTCTGTCACTCTCCATGCAGACGCCGACCACGACGATCCTGGCATCGCGCGGAGCGCCCTCGAACACCTGCTGCAGCAGGCCGGGCACGCCGACGCATTCGAAGATGATCGCGGGCTTCAGCGCCGGCAGCATGGCCTGGAACGGCGGACGTGCCGCCTTCTCGGCCTCCGACATCTGCGCATGCTCGGCCCAGGTCGCATAGGGCTGCGACACCTTGGGATCGACGACGATGTCGGCGCCGAGCTTGGCGGCGAGCGCGCGTCGCGCCGGCGAGTAGTCGGCGGCCACGATCGGATGCAGGCCCTTGATCCTGAGCGCGGCGATCACCGCGAGCCCGACCGGACCGCATCCGATCACCAGCGGCACCTCGCCGCCGCTTATATTGGCTTTTTCGACTGCATGCACGCCGACCGCGAGCGGCTCAGTCAGCGCCGCATGCTCCGGCGCCAGGCCGTTCGGCACCTCCAGCAGCAGCGGCTCACTGAGCAGCATCTGCTCCGCATAGCCCCCGACAAAGTCGTTGGAATAGCCAATGCCCTTGATGCCCTCCGCCGTCAGCAGCGCCGGCAGCGAACACACATGCGTGCCGGGCTTGAGCTTGCGCGTCGTGCCGGGGCCGTAATCGACGATCTCGCAGCAGAATTCATGTCCGAACACGACGTCGCGCGACAGGTCCATCGGCGGTCGGCCGGTCTTCTTCGCCATCTCCACCATGCGGGGCGCGTGCTGGCGCGCGTGCAGGTCGGAGCCGCAGATGCCGCAGGCGAGCGTCTTGACCAGCACCTGGCCGGGGCCGGGCTTCGGCTCCGCCATCTGGCCAACGACAATCTCACCGTTCCTGAAAATCGCAGCGCGCATCCGGTTCCTCCCTATCGTTGGAGCCGTTGATAGCACAAAGCAGAACGCGTGAACTTGCGTCAGGGGTTCGGAGAACGCTCTTCCAGCACCAGGAGCTGGGCGCGGCGGACGCGCTCGCGATGGGCGATGTAGAGACCGCTGGCGACGATGAAGGCCGCGCCGACGATGGTCCAGACGTCGGGCAGTTCACCGAAGATGAAGAAGCCGAGGATACTGACCCAGAGCAGCTGAGTGTAGGAGAACGGCGCCAACACCGAGGCATCGCCATAACGATAGGCCAGCACGATGATCCACTGCCCGACGGTCGAGGCAACGCCGATCACGATGCCAAATCCAATTGCGCTCCAGCTCGGCGTGACCCAGACGAACGGCACCATCACGCTGAGGATCGCAACACCCGTGAGGGCGGAATAGGCCATCGTGGTGAGAACGGCTTCGCGCCCGCTCATCATGCGCGTCAGGATCAGCGCAGCGGCCCAGCAGAACGCAGAGACGATCGGAAAGAACGCGGCGACATGGAACGCGCTCGAACCCGGCCGTAGGATGATCATCACGCCGGTCAGGCCGATCGCGGTCGCGATCCAGCGGCGCAAGCCGACCTTCTCGCTGAGGAAGATGATCGACAGCGCGGTGACGAACAGCGGCGAGACGAATCCGGTGGCGGAGGCTTCCGCAATGGGGAGGAAGCGCAGGCCGGTGATGAAGAACAGCGAGGAGCCGAGCAGTGCCGCGCCGCGCATCAATTGCAAGCGGAGCCGCTCGGTGCGCATCGCGTGGAGCGGCGAGCCGGGCAACATCACCGGCGTGAACATCAGCGCGAAGGTGACGAAACGGATCCAGGTGATCTCGATCGATGGCAGGCTGCTCGAAAGATATTTCGCGGTGACATCGGAGCAGCCGAGAAACACCGTGGAGAGCAGCACCAGCGCGATACCCTTGAAGGGATGATCGACGCGAGCAGGCGCGCGGCGAGCCTCCTGCTTCTTCTGAGGCACGGACATGGAAATACTGTCGAGCCTTGCGGCTACGGCGGGCGGCGGTGTCACTGTAGGAACCCGGCAAGATGCGAATCGAGGACGTTCGATAAAAACGATAAATGCGCCGCGTTCACAACTTCCGAAAACAGGATGCCGATATGCGCTCACGTCCGCGCGCGTCAATACTCCATTAATAATGGCCCTTTGTGCACTACAGCATGGGCAGGCCGCGCGGCTTCGGGCCGCGCGGAAACGCCGCATCCAGCGCCGAAATCTCCTCTTTCGTCAGCACGAGATCGCCGGCGGCCGCATTTTCGCCGGAGTGTTCCGCCGATGACGCCTTCGGGATCGCGAACACCGTAGTCGCACGGGTGAGGAAGCTCAGCGCGACCTGACGTGGCGTCGCGCGACGCGCCTCCGCGATGCGCGCGAGCACAGCGCCGCCCTTGCTGCGCTCATCGGGGAAATCGTCATGCCCGAACGGGGAATAAGCGACGACCGCAACGCCATGCCGCTCGCACCACGGGATCACCGCATGCTCGATCGCGCGCTCCTTGAGATGATAGAGCACCTGATTGCAGGCGATCCTGCCTTCGCCTGAGACCTCCAGAATTTCATCGAGATCGTCGGCATCGAAATTGGAGACGCCCCAGGATTTGATCTTGCCTGCTTTCACCAGCTCCTCGAACGCCGCGACGGTGTCCCCAAGCGGATAGGAACCGCGCCAGTGCAACAGATAACAGTCGAGGCTATCGGTCTTCAGCCGCTTCAGCGAGCGTTCGCAGGCGGCGATGGTGCCGCGGCGTGAGGCGTTGCTCGGCAGCACCTTCGACACCAGGAACACCTCGTCACGGCGGCCCGCGATCGCATCGGCAATGACGAGCTCGGCATCGCCATACATTTCGGCCGTGTCGATATGGGTCATGCCGAGATCGAGCCCACGCTGAAGCGCCGCGATCGCACGCTTGCGATCGCCGTGGTCGAGATACCAGGTACCCTGCCCGATCACGGAGACATTGGTGCCGGTCTTGGCGAAGGATTTTGTGTTCATGTTTGGCTCCGATGCCGCTCTTGGCTCAGGCAACCGCCATCGCGTTCAAGAGTTCAATCCGCTGATGCTTCGATCAGACGCAGCGGCGTTTCCAGGTTACATCGTGGTTTTTGTGGCGGCTGAGGACAGCGCGGCACCATAGGGCACAATCGCGGACGCGTCGATTGGCGCGGGTATGGGCCAGCGTCACGCCACTCCCGTGTCCCGGACGCGCTGCAGCGTGAAACGCTGCTGCGCAGAGCCGGGACCCAGAGAAGCCAAGCACGCCGTGGTTGGATGGGCCCCGGCTCTGCAGCGCATCACTTCGTGCTGCGCAGCGTCCGGGGCACGGGCCTGATTGCTAGGTCGGAGCCTTAGCTCGCCGCCCCAGCGACCTTGGCCTGCTTCGCCGGCGCGACTTCCGTCGTCGCGATCAGGCGCTTCAGCTCGGGGATGCAGGAGCCGCAATTGGTGCCAGCCTTGAGCTTGGCGCCGATCTCGGCGGCAGTACGCACGCCGCCAGCAATGGTGTCGCAAATGGTGCCTCGGCCGACGCCGAAGCAGGCGCAGACGATCGGACCGGTCGAGGCGGCACCTTCGCTCGACTTGCCTGACAGCAGCATGCGGCGTTGATCGTCGGTGACGCGATCGGCCGCGAACAGGCTCTTCACCACTTCCCAGTCGCCGGCATCGTGTGCGGGGCCGACGAACAGGCAGGTCTCGATGCGGTCGCCCACGAACGAGGCCGCCCGATAAACGCCGCCGCCAAAATCGCGG
Coding sequences within it:
- a CDS encoding SMP-30/gluconolactonase/LRE family protein, which gives rise to MNEASSRTQERPGWRPATYYPDPAIKALDPRFEKYWLKLSAVERLATGLRWAEGPVWFGDGRYLLCSDIPNQRIIKWEEETGAVSVFRKPSNFANGNTRDRQGRLVTCEHGGRRVTRTEYDGEITVLMDQFNGKRLNSPNDVVVKSDGSIWFTDPIFGILGNYEGYKSEPEIDMNVYRLDPETRKATVVAEGVLGPNGLAFSPDEKILYLIESRGVPTRKILAYDVSPSGDKLSNKRVFVDAGPGTPDGFRVDIDGNLWCGWGMGDPELDGVVVFAPDGVMIGRIALPERCANLCFGGVKRNRLFMAASQSIYALYVNTQGAVGG
- a CDS encoding DUF5071 domain-containing protein, with the protein product MDHLKDLIPTGKADLERARAAVSASYPEVAPILGELIGWLRDGNWPVARILAPFLASLGAPLVPHIRDVLISDDDVWKYWVISILVDALPKADAAQLRPELERLCHAPGPHEAAEELDEQARKILQKFGWLRGEPAKRQLD
- a CDS encoding aldehyde dehydrogenase family protein encodes the protein MVNRMQFYIDGAWVDPAVKKSTAVVNPATEEAMYEVALGSKADVDKAVAAAKRAFATFSQTSREERVALLSKVIEVYKTRIKEIGAAVSDEMGAPLPMAEKLQAGAGLGHLMTTLDVLKNYHFEEPVGTAMVLREPIGVVGMITPWNWPLNQIACKVAPALAAGCTMILKPSEFTPTSALIFAEILHEAGVPKGVFNLVNGLGPEVGAAMSEHPDIDMISFTGSTRAGIDVAKRAAPTVKRVSQELGGKSPNVILEGADLTKAVTGGVMHMFNNSGQSCNAPSRMIVPLSKMKEVAAIAKAVADKTKAGDPRADGTTIGPVVNRGQWDKIQALIKKGIDEGATLVAGGPGLPEGVNKGFYVRPTIFADVTPEMTIAREEIFGPVLTILGAKDEADAVKIANDTPYGLAGYVSGPSVEDAKRVGRQIRAGNVNLQGVPNDRTAPFGGYKQSGNGREWGKYGLEDFLEVKAVAGFNAA
- a CDS encoding transketolase; translated protein: MPVDSARLDTLTALARKALWLSSWTIHHANHVRSNADGLKVGGHQASSASLATIMSALYFHVLRPEDRVAVKPHASPVFHAIQYLFGRQSREKLENFRGFKGAQSYPSRTKDVDDVDFSTGSVGLGVAQTLFASLVQDYVKAHGWMKDRREGRMIALVGDAEMDEGNIFEALAEGWKHGLRNTWWVVDYNRQSLDAVVREGLWEKFETMFRNFGWDVVIVKYGRLMREAFAEAGGEALKTWIDNCPNALYAALCFQGGAAFRKHLHDEIGDQGPITKLIDKRSDEELLALMSNLGGHDMASMVEAFESIDHDRPVCFIAYTIKGVGLPFQGHKDNHAGLMTVAQMEKYRESQNIRPGHEWDKYEGLTQSATELDAFLARVPFNRDGRRLTAPVVEVPTPLAFKPSPQMSTQQGFGLVLNEIARGDSELAKRIVTTSPDVTVSTNLGPWVNRRGLFANAAKADLFRSEKIPSTYNWDFSPKGQHLELGIAEMNLFIMLSALGLSHQINGARLLPVGTLYDPFIERGLDALNYACYQDARFMVAATPSGITLAPEGGAHQSIATPLIGMAQDGLASFEPAFVDELAVIMGWGFEYMQRDPGEGGSVYLRLSTRSIEQAQRIMTPELQQGITDGAYWLRKPGPNAELVIAYTGAVAPEAIEATGFIGENRRDIGLLAITSADRLHAGWTAARKLRRDRRGVQHLSHIEQLLAPLPRDCGIVTVIDGHPSALGWLGSVRGHRVEALGVEQFGQTGSIADLYRHYGIDANAIIDAAESLTTGAPVLHRKMAV
- a CDS encoding Lrp/AsnC family transcriptional regulator yields the protein MPELDAIDRKILSYLQTDSRLTMQELADKVGLSVSPCHRRVKLLEERGVISRYIATVDQKALGLHVSVFISIKLARQKEEDLNRFARAISKWDEVLECYLMTGNRDYLLRVVAADLASYETFLKTKLTRLDGIASIESSFALSQVKYSIALPV
- a CDS encoding zinc-binding dehydrogenase, translating into MRAAIFRNGEIVVGQMAEPKPGPGQVLVKTLACGICGSDLHARQHAPRMVEMAKKTGRPPMDLSRDVVFGHEFCCEIVDYGPGTTRKLKPGTHVCSLPALLTAEGIKGIGYSNDFVGGYAEQMLLSEPLLLEVPNGLAPEHAALTEPLAVGVHAVEKANISGGEVPLVIGCGPVGLAVIAALRIKGLHPIVAADYSPARRALAAKLGADIVVDPKVSQPYATWAEHAQMSEAEKAARPPFQAMLPALKPAIIFECVGVPGLLQQVFEGAPRDARIVVVGVCMESDRNEPMLGIMKELNVQYVLGYTPEEFAASLRLIAEGEVDAAAMVTAEVGIDGVAKAFVDLANPEAHTKIIVQPWR
- a CDS encoding DMT family transporter, whose product is MSVPQKKQEARRAPARVDHPFKGIALVLLSTVFLGCSDVTAKYLSSSLPSIEITWIRFVTFALMFTPVMLPGSPLHAMRTERLRLQLMRGAALLGSSLFFITGLRFLPIAEASATGFVSPLFVTALSIIFLSEKVGLRRWIATAIGLTGVMIILRPGSSAFHVAAFFPIVSAFCWAAALILTRMMSGREAVLTTMAYSALTGVAILSVMVPFVWVTPSWSAIGFGIVIGVASTVGQWIIVLAYRYGDASVLAPFSYTQLLWVSILGFFIFGELPDVWTIVGAAFIVASGLYIAHRERVRRAQLLVLEERSPNP
- a CDS encoding aldo/keto reductase; translated protein: MNTKSFAKTGTNVSVIGQGTWYLDHGDRKRAIAALQRGLDLGMTHIDTAEMYGDAELVIADAIAGRRDEVFLVSKVLPSNASRRGTIAACERSLKRLKTDSLDCYLLHWRGSYPLGDTVAAFEELVKAGKIKSWGVSNFDADDLDEILEVSGEGRIACNQVLYHLKERAIEHAVIPWCERHGVAVVAYSPFGHDDFPDERSKGGAVLARIAEARRATPRQVALSFLTRATTVFAIPKASSAEHSGENAAAGDLVLTKEEISALDAAFPRGPKPRGLPML